Proteins encoded by one window of Vampirovibrionales bacterium:
- a CDS encoding methionine gamma-lyase family protein: MRDIAALIAQAEQELSQSVWPRFDTTYYVAFERVLNAFTQQRIGEEHFASVTGYGHDDLGRAALDAVFAHALQAPAAIARFQFVSGTHALCAALNGCLQAGDAMVSLTGAPYDTLEEVIGLRGDSPLSLRRRGVAYHQFDGLDTAADDALKTAKMAYLQRSRGYSLRRTLTIDDLDALCRQIRAIRADIIIMVDNCYGEFTETREPTAVGADLMAGSLIKNPGGGLVPTGGYIAGRRDLVGQCADALTAPGIGSAGGYSFDLTRLAFQGLFLAPGVVREALKSMTLAAWLFEQAGYDVAPRFDEPRGDIIQTLTLGDPQRLETFCGLLQAASPVSSAVKPIASEVPGYGDPVIMAGGTFIQGATLELSADGPLRPPYAAFLQGGLTYAHARVALARMLQAL, from the coding sequence ATGCGGGATATTGCGGCCCTGATCGCGCAAGCTGAACAGGAACTGAGCCAAAGCGTCTGGCCCCGGTTTGACACAACTTATTACGTCGCGTTTGAGCGCGTCTTGAACGCCTTTACCCAGCAGCGCATTGGCGAAGAGCATTTCGCCAGCGTCACCGGCTACGGCCACGATGATTTGGGCCGCGCGGCGCTGGATGCCGTCTTTGCGCACGCCCTGCAGGCCCCGGCGGCGATAGCGCGCTTTCAGTTCGTCTCCGGCACGCATGCGCTCTGCGCCGCGCTCAACGGCTGTCTTCAGGCGGGCGATGCGATGGTCTCGCTCACCGGCGCGCCCTACGACACGCTGGAAGAAGTCATTGGTCTTCGCGGCGACAGTCCGCTGTCGTTACGACGGCGCGGCGTCGCGTATCATCAGTTCGACGGGCTCGATACCGCCGCCGACGACGCGCTGAAAACGGCGAAAATGGCGTATCTTCAACGCTCTCGCGGCTACAGCCTGCGCCGCACGCTGACCATCGACGATCTCGACGCCCTCTGCCGGCAGATTCGCGCCATACGCGCCGATATTATAATTATGGTCGACAACTGCTACGGCGAATTCACCGAAACGCGCGAGCCCACCGCCGTCGGCGCTGATTTGATGGCCGGGTCGCTGATTAAAAACCCCGGCGGCGGGCTGGTTCCCACCGGCGGCTACATTGCGGGGCGCCGCGATCTCGTCGGGCAGTGCGCCGACGCTCTAACCGCGCCCGGTATCGGCAGCGCGGGCGGCTATTCGTTTGATCTGACGCGCCTGGCGTTTCAAGGACTATTTCTGGCGCCGGGCGTGGTGCGAGAGGCCCTTAAAAGTATGACGCTTGCCGCCTGGCTGTTCGAGCAGGCCGGCTATGACGTGGCGCCGCGATTTGACGAGCCGCGCGGCGATATTATTCAGACCCTGACGCTGGGAGACCCCCAGCGTCTGGAAACCTTCTGCGGGCTGTTACAGGCGGCCAGCCCGGTGAGTTCAGCCGTTAAGCCCATTGCCTCAGAGGTTCCCGGTTATGGTGATCCGGTCATTATGGCCGGAGGCACGTTTATTCAGGGCGCGACGCTGGAACTATCGGCAGATGGGCCCCTTCGGCCTCCTTATGCCGCGTTTCTACAAGGCGGGCTCACGTATGCCCATGCGCGCGTCGCCTTGGCGCGCATGTTGCAAGCTCTGTAA
- a CDS encoding extracellular solute-binding protein, producing MSLNGCGAAAPSRASAPITLELWTLQLMTFSDVIQPALDDFERAHPGVRVQWTDVPFNEGEKRAITGILGPNVPDVINLNPDFSAILAARGALVNMAQAVSAQQRAAFLPVAWQAVTLAPGNATTTDKRAAGEMTFAAPWYLTSRVTLYNRRLLEQAGWREPPRTMRDLIAFARQLRQRAPHAYAVMPNIAASGNFLKELQKNGIAPYDSHNRAVFAQEAGVALLRQWRALYAERLAPPESLTEGPQAAVDRYQSGALAMLMTGPNFLTTIRENAPAVYRDTAVAPQFPQDVAGQKTAMTDFATMALVVPKRSRHPQLAVELALWLTQARYQLALCDRAPVLPSVVAALQDARFRQEQSRDLATRARSVSAGQLLRARAAYQIRPQQKAINDIMDWRIQQALLGTMSEETAMAKAEDAINEALKGR from the coding sequence ATGAGTCTGAACGGATGCGGGGCTGCGGCGCCCTCGCGCGCCTCGGCGCCCATCACGCTGGAACTCTGGACGTTGCAGTTAATGACGTTTTCAGACGTGATTCAGCCTGCGCTGGATGACTTTGAGCGGGCGCATCCCGGCGTGCGCGTGCAATGGACCGACGTTCCCTTTAATGAGGGGGAAAAGCGCGCGATTACCGGCATTCTGGGCCCCAACGTCCCGGACGTGATCAATTTAAATCCGGATTTCTCGGCGATTCTGGCCGCGCGCGGCGCGCTGGTCAACATGGCCCAGGCCGTCAGCGCCCAACAGCGCGCGGCGTTTCTGCCTGTGGCCTGGCAGGCCGTGACGCTCGCGCCGGGGAATGCGACGACGACAGACAAGCGCGCGGCGGGCGAGATGACCTTCGCCGCGCCATGGTATCTCACCTCGCGCGTCACCCTGTATAACCGCCGGTTGCTGGAGCAAGCCGGTTGGCGCGAGCCGCCGCGCACGATGCGCGACCTCATCGCATTTGCGCGTCAATTGCGCCAACGCGCGCCGCATGCCTATGCCGTGATGCCCAATATCGCCGCCAGCGGTAATTTTCTGAAAGAACTCCAGAAAAACGGCATTGCGCCTTATGACAGCCATAATCGCGCCGTTTTTGCGCAAGAGGCGGGGGTCGCGCTGCTGCGTCAATGGCGCGCGCTTTACGCCGAGCGCCTTGCGCCCCCGGAATCCCTGACCGAAGGGCCGCAAGCGGCCGTGGATCGCTATCAATCCGGCGCGCTGGCCATGCTGATGACCGGCCCTAATTTTTTAACGACCATTCGCGAAAACGCCCCCGCCGTTTATCGCGACACTGCGGTAGCGCCCCAGTTTCCCCAGGACGTCGCCGGCCAGAAGACCGCCATGACCGATTTCGCCACCATGGCGCTAGTCGTTCCCAAGCGCAGCCGACACCCCCAACTGGCGGTAGAACTTGCGCTCTGGCTCACCCAGGCCCGCTACCAACTGGCGCTGTGCGATCGCGCTCCCGTCTTGCCCTCCGTGGTCGCCGCGCTGCAAGACGCCCGCTTTCGGCAAGAACAATCGCGCGATCTGGCCACGCGCGCGCGCAGCGTCAGCGCAGGCCAGTTATTGCGCGCGCGCGCGGCGTATCAAATCCGGCCGCAGCAGAAGGCCATTAACGACATCATGGACTGGCGCATCCAGCAGGCGCTTTTGGGTACAATGAGCGAGGAGACCGCCATGGCCAAAGCCGAGGACGCCATTAACGAGGCGCTGAAAGGTCGTTAA
- a CDS encoding anthranilate synthase component I family protein, producing MGAEAPSAFIAALSEEAFAQRIRRFFQTLGALRDVALLLEGMPRWPYAVAARDDVNRWTLIGLGARQRVQIQGQTLSIRDAASNSFEEALSCAPEACDRLFQRLREVGASCRQFSDVNADLPFSGGLMGWIGYEFGQYCDPALADALNRPQKPTPPARDWPDLWLVECEDWLVIDRRARALTILSERASAIQAYRSQWRAAMAAEVVEEPPPQTFCEADAAFRDSFEASLSPAQFQAGVARLQRAIAEGDIYQANLSIRFSRTLSLDPRLLYETLCQRNPSPFSGWAQWPGHWLLSNSPERLASVAAAGAAHMRPIAGTRGRGASAQEDAAIAEQLRADPKERAEHLMLVDLARNDLGRACRAGSVSVNELLTIERYSHVTHLVSAVSGQIKPGADAWDVLRATFPGGTITGCPKIRCVELLADVEPVARGPYTGGLGYWDAASGRMDLNILIRTVTLRSEGDGLRYNAAFSVGAGIVADSVAEREYRECMRKAAALWGALFTCQRPTSTPPQEAPPR from the coding sequence TTGGGCGCTGAGGCGCCGTCGGCTTTTATCGCAGCGCTGTCAGAAGAAGCGTTTGCGCAGCGCATTCGCCGGTTTTTTCAGACGCTGGGCGCTTTGCGCGATGTGGCCCTGTTGCTGGAAGGCATGCCGCGCTGGCCGTACGCCGTCGCCGCGCGCGATGACGTCAATCGCTGGACCCTGATAGGCTTGGGAGCCCGTCAGCGCGTGCAGATTCAGGGCCAGACGCTGAGCATCCGCGACGCCGCTTCAAACAGCTTCGAGGAAGCGCTCTCCTGCGCGCCTGAAGCCTGCGATCGGTTGTTTCAGCGCTTGCGCGAAGTGGGGGCGTCGTGTCGCCAGTTTTCGGATGTAAACGCTGATCTCCCCTTTTCTGGCGGCCTGATGGGCTGGATCGGCTACGAGTTCGGCCAGTATTGCGACCCGGCGCTCGCCGATGCGCTGAATCGCCCTCAAAAGCCAACGCCGCCGGCGCGCGACTGGCCCGATTTGTGGCTAGTCGAATGCGAGGACTGGCTGGTGATCGATCGCCGCGCGCGCGCGCTGACGATTCTCAGCGAGCGCGCCTCTGCGATACAGGCCTATCGCAGCCAATGGCGCGCGGCCATGGCGGCAGAGGTCGTTGAAGAGCCGCCCCCACAGACGTTTTGCGAAGCCGACGCGGCCTTTCGCGATAGTTTTGAGGCGTCGCTGTCGCCTGCGCAGTTTCAGGCAGGCGTGGCGCGCCTGCAACGCGCCATCGCCGAAGGCGATATTTATCAGGCGAATCTCAGCATCCGGTTTTCGCGCACGCTCTCGCTCGATCCGCGCTTACTCTACGAAACGCTTTGCCAGCGCAACCCATCGCCGTTTTCGGGTTGGGCGCAATGGCCGGGGCATTGGCTGCTGAGCAATTCGCCCGAACGGCTGGCAAGCGTGGCCGCCGCCGGGGCCGCTCACATGCGCCCCATTGCCGGCACGCGCGGGCGCGGGGCGTCGGCGCAAGAAGACGCGGCAATCGCCGAACAGCTGCGCGCCGACCCCAAAGAACGCGCCGAACACCTGATGCTGGTAGATCTGGCGCGCAATGATCTGGGACGGGCCTGCCGCGCGGGCTCGGTCAGCGTCAACGAACTGCTGACTATTGAACGCTATTCGCACGTGACGCATCTGGTCAGCGCCGTCAGCGGCCAGATAAAGCCAGGCGCCGACGCCTGGGACGTGCTGCGGGCGACGTTTCCCGGCGGCACGATTACCGGCTGTCCTAAAATTCGCTGCGTGGAGCTGCTCGCCGACGTGGAGCCGGTCGCGCGCGGCCCTTATACCGGCGGTCTCGGGTATTGGGATGCGGCCTCGGGACGCATGGATCTGAATATTCTGATTCGCACGGTGACGCTGCGTTCTGAGGGCGACGGTTTACGGTATAATGCCGCCTTCTCGGTCGGCGCCGGCATCGTGGCGGATTCGGTCGCCGAGCGCGAGTACCGCGAATGTATGCGCAAGGCCGCCGCGCTCTGGGGCGCGCTGTTTACCTGTCAGCGCCCGACGTCGACGCCGCCACAGGAGGCTCCGCCGCGATGA
- the pyrR gene encoding bifunctional pyr operon transcriptional regulator/uracil phosphoribosyltransferase PyrR: MILFDESDIARTLARLAHEILESNHGGDHLALMGIVTRGRYLAERLAAQIGAIEGKAIPCGYLDITLYRDDVGRQFRPVGESEAPCDLSGMRVILVDDVLHSGRTVRAALDALSAYGRPASVQLAVLLDRGERQLPIAPDFVGKVAPAAQGERVVVRLRETDGCEQVSVEQHAASRSVGA, encoded by the coding sequence ATGATTCTATTCGATGAAAGCGATATCGCCCGCACGCTGGCCCGTCTGGCGCACGAGATTCTGGAAAGCAATCACGGCGGCGACCATCTGGCCTTGATGGGCATCGTGACGCGCGGGCGCTATCTGGCCGAACGCCTCGCCGCACAAATCGGGGCCATTGAAGGAAAAGCCATTCCCTGCGGGTATCTCGATATTACGCTATACCGCGATGACGTTGGGCGTCAGTTCCGTCCGGTCGGCGAAAGCGAGGCCCCCTGCGATCTCAGCGGCATGCGCGTCATTTTAGTCGATGACGTGCTACATAGCGGGCGAACCGTCCGCGCGGCGCTCGACGCCCTCAGCGCTTATGGACGGCCCGCCTCGGTACAATTGGCCGTATTGCTCGATCGCGGCGAGCGCCAGTTGCCCATCGCCCCGGATTTTGTCGGCAAAGTTGCGCCTGCGGCCCAAGGCGAGCGCGTCGTGGTACGACTGCGCGAAACCGACGGATGCGAGCAGGTCAGCGTCGAACAACACGCCGCCAGCCGTTCAGTCGGGGCCTAA
- a CDS encoding ShlB/FhaC/HecB family hemolysin secretion/activation protein: protein MFHPRRAVYAASCLLAFSFVMAPMAIAGNRNASQLNAQNNPLLMSPIPPAIELGVKPAKPFEGRVLEVVDLDRTSESQKPATVSVDNVTLSGNGWNRQWAIKRAIHPLLKKLDRDNGAIAPAELETRLKDATQFTPFKLQGRVVKEEATGESTLHLDVYERQPWQLTLFSDNAGRPGTDLYRAGAQITNNNLLGLGDQLSITYSGVTRSQYATAEYALPPLNRRGGELRFRYLYHNSDIDTDYLALRQDPNTNGTSHIVKAIFTQPLDKQRHFSLYTHLTYAHLNFERNGYLTYGEDFGHLITGFKASVPDRLGKTDMDVFYLRGIASDVHLRNYWLINGSLSRMTQLPFQHKLFLKSRFQYANHYQATGLELPLGGFTYGRGYTEGLVNSDRGYAITIEDQFPIPLLNKVCPWVDKRLRAVAFVDAGQGWLDKTNKRFVAGQSNDSNRTLVLSSGLGLRARLTRFMQAYMDFGFVLGSKPDHLEFGSAPRVRIHFGVRSDLLASHWDKRENRPFTAYHRHKPHHASSSITR, encoded by the coding sequence ATGTTTCACCCCCGTCGCGCTGTGTATGCGGCCTCGTGCCTGCTCGCTTTCTCATTTGTCATGGCTCCGATGGCCATAGCTGGCAATCGCAACGCCAGCCAACTCAACGCGCAGAACAACCCGCTTCTTATGTCGCCCATACCGCCTGCGATTGAGCTTGGCGTCAAACCCGCCAAGCCTTTTGAAGGGCGCGTGCTCGAAGTCGTGGATTTGGACAGGACAAGCGAGTCCCAAAAGCCTGCCACGGTCTCGGTCGACAACGTGACGCTTTCCGGCAACGGATGGAACCGGCAATGGGCGATCAAGCGCGCCATTCATCCCCTGCTAAAAAAACTGGATCGCGACAACGGCGCTATCGCCCCGGCTGAACTGGAAACCCGCCTGAAAGACGCCACCCAGTTTACGCCCTTCAAACTGCAAGGCCGTGTGGTGAAAGAAGAAGCGACGGGTGAATCCACCCTGCATCTGGACGTCTACGAGCGCCAGCCGTGGCAACTCACCCTGTTTTCCGACAATGCGGGCCGTCCCGGCACGGATTTATATCGCGCTGGCGCGCAAATCACCAATAATAACCTGCTGGGGCTGGGCGATCAGCTGTCGATAACCTATAGCGGCGTCACGCGCTCACAATACGCCACAGCGGAATACGCCCTGCCGCCGCTGAATCGCCGTGGCGGCGAACTGCGCTTTCGCTATCTGTACCACAACAGCGACATTGACACCGATTATCTCGCGCTGCGCCAGGATCCCAATACCAACGGCACAAGCCATATCGTCAAAGCCATTTTTACCCAGCCGCTGGATAAACAGCGCCATTTTTCGCTGTATACCCATCTGACGTATGCGCACCTGAATTTTGAGCGCAACGGCTATTTAACTTATGGCGAGGACTTCGGCCACCTGATTACCGGTTTTAAGGCCAGCGTCCCCGACCGGTTGGGAAAAACCGATATGGACGTTTTTTACCTGCGCGGGATTGCCAGCGACGTTCATTTACGTAATTACTGGCTGATTAACGGCAGCCTGTCACGGATGACGCAATTACCGTTTCAGCACAAGCTGTTCCTGAAATCCCGCTTTCAATACGCCAACCATTATCAGGCCACCGGTCTGGAACTGCCCCTGGGCGGATTCACCTACGGGCGCGGCTATACTGAAGGGCTGGTGAATTCGGATCGCGGCTACGCCATCACCATCGAAGATCAATTCCCCATTCCGCTGCTCAATAAAGTCTGCCCCTGGGTGGACAAGCGTCTGCGCGCGGTCGCCTTTGTGGACGCGGGACAGGGCTGGCTGGATAAAACCAACAAGCGCTTTGTAGCCGGTCAATCCAATGACAGTAACCGCACGCTGGTTCTGTCCTCAGGCTTAGGGCTGCGCGCGCGACTGACGCGCTTTATGCAGGCCTATATGGATTTCGGCTTTGTACTGGGCTCCAAACCGGATCATCTGGAGTTCGGCTCAGCGCCGCGCGTGCGGATTCACTTCGGCGTGCGCTCGGATCTGCTGGCCAGTCATTGGGACAAGCGCGAGAACCGTCCGTTTACGGCGTATCACCGCCATAAACCCCATCACGCATCCTCCTCAATAACGCGCTAA
- the wecB gene encoding UDP-N-acetylglucosamine 2-epimerase (non-hydrolyzing), with product MNVMVVFGTRPEAIKMAPVVQALRQRSDAFETCVCVTAQHRQMLDQALSLFDIEPDVDLNVMRPHQDLFQITTAVLNGLKPVLEERRPDIALVHGDTSTTMAASLACYYLKIPVGHVEAGLRTFDRYYPFPEEMNRVVTDSVATLYFAPTGGARDNLLRSGASPSHVFVTGNTVIDALFYTLSRSADRLPLTLDPAKRLILATMHRRENFGEPMREICRAIRDLVDGFSDVEAVIPVHPNPAVREMVTQMLCDEPRIHLIEPQEYEPFCALMNRASLILTDSGGVQEEAPSLKKPVLVLRDETERPEAVQMGVVKLVGPHYARIMEESVRLLSDPAAYDAMARAVSPYGDGKAAQRIASILTHYHAGTLAELGDAEMTT from the coding sequence ATGAACGTCATGGTCGTCTTCGGCACGCGTCCCGAAGCGATTAAGATGGCCCCCGTGGTCCAAGCGTTGCGCCAACGCAGCGACGCGTTTGAAACCTGCGTCTGCGTCACCGCCCAACACCGGCAGATGCTCGATCAGGCGCTTTCTCTGTTTGACATCGAGCCCGATGTCGATTTAAACGTCATGCGACCGCATCAGGATCTGTTTCAGATCACCACAGCCGTCCTCAATGGCCTCAAGCCGGTTCTCGAAGAACGGCGCCCCGATATTGCGCTGGTCCATGGCGATACCTCTACCACCATGGCGGCAAGTCTTGCCTGTTACTATCTCAAGATTCCGGTAGGCCACGTCGAAGCGGGCCTGCGCACGTTTGATCGCTATTATCCGTTCCCCGAAGAAATGAATCGCGTGGTGACCGACAGCGTGGCGACCCTGTATTTTGCGCCCACCGGCGGGGCGCGCGACAATTTGCTGCGCTCCGGGGCTTCGCCGTCTCACGTGTTTGTAACCGGTAATACGGTGATAGACGCGCTGTTTTATACGTTGTCGCGCAGCGCGGATCGCTTGCCGCTGACGCTGGACCCCGCCAAGCGGCTGATTCTGGCGACCATGCATCGCCGCGAGAATTTTGGCGAGCCTATGCGCGAGATCTGCCGCGCCATTCGCGATCTGGTCGATGGCTTCTCAGACGTGGAAGCCGTCATTCCCGTGCATCCCAATCCCGCCGTGCGCGAGATGGTCACACAGATGCTGTGTGATGAGCCGCGCATCCATTTAATTGAGCCGCAGGAATACGAACCGTTCTGCGCGCTGATGAACCGCGCCTCGCTGATTTTAACTGATTCCGGCGGCGTGCAGGAAGAAGCCCCGTCGCTCAAGAAACCGGTGCTGGTTCTGCGCGACGAAACCGAACGCCCTGAAGCCGTGCAAATGGGCGTCGTCAAACTGGTCGGCCCGCATTATGCGCGCATTATGGAAGAAAGCGTTCGTCTTTTATCCGATCCCGCAGCCTATGACGCCATGGCGCGCGCCGTTAGTCCGTATGGCGACGGCAAAGCAGCGCAGCGCATCGCCAGTATCCTGACGCATTATCACGCCGGGACGCTCGCCGAGCTGGGCGACGCCGAAATGACAACCTAG
- a CDS encoding zinc ribbon domain-containing protein, whose protein sequence is MPTYDYRCEACDHPFEARHGMNERPRIVCPECGALGRRRIASAVGLMGASASSDPPMPDAHAHGAGGCGHCPSAGSDFPCAWNRSPAELGF, encoded by the coding sequence ATGCCGACTTACGACTATCGCTGCGAGGCGTGCGACCATCCGTTTGAGGCGCGCCATGGCATGAACGAGCGTCCGCGCATCGTTTGTCCCGAATGCGGGGCTCTGGGGCGACGGCGTATTGCCAGCGCAGTGGGCTTGATGGGCGCAAGCGCCTCTTCTGATCCGCCGATGCCAGACGCGCATGCCCACGGCGCCGGTGGATGCGGTCATTGTCCAAGCGCCGGGAGCGATTTCCCCTGCGCCTGGAATCGCTCGCCTGCGGAGTTGGGCTTCTAG
- a CDS encoding YebC/PmpR family DNA-binding transcriptional regulator: MSGHSKWSQIKRQKAVKDAKKGAAYATSARDIMVAVKLGGPDPAGNFRLRTAIDRAKAAGLPNDNIQRAIEKGSGGGESDAMEAIAYEGYGPGGTALYIEALTDNRHRTAGDIRSYFNKYAGNLGADGCVAWIFEEKGLIRILKTAIEEDSAFEKAIEAGACDFDASADDACYEVTTAPDALNAVCLALSQAGVAIASAETTRAPQTSVVVQDPLHAKQLLKLLDAIESHDDVQTVYANCEIDEALLESLGR; this comes from the coding sequence ATGTCCGGACACTCCAAGTGGTCTCAAATCAAACGCCAGAAGGCGGTCAAAGACGCTAAAAAAGGGGCCGCCTACGCCACCAGCGCGCGCGATATCATGGTCGCCGTCAAGCTGGGAGGCCCGGATCCGGCGGGGAATTTTCGGCTGCGCACCGCCATTGATCGCGCCAAAGCCGCCGGATTGCCGAATGACAATATTCAGCGCGCCATCGAAAAAGGCAGCGGCGGCGGCGAATCCGACGCAATGGAAGCGATCGCCTATGAAGGCTATGGCCCCGGCGGAACGGCGCTTTATATCGAAGCGCTGACCGACAACCGGCATCGCACGGCGGGCGATATTCGAAGCTATTTCAATAAATACGCCGGCAATCTGGGGGCCGACGGCTGCGTCGCCTGGATTTTCGAGGAAAAAGGATTAATCCGCATCCTCAAGACCGCCATCGAGGAAGACAGCGCTTTCGAAAAAGCCATTGAGGCCGGCGCCTGCGATTTTGACGCCAGCGCTGACGACGCGTGCTATGAAGTCACCACTGCCCCTGACGCGCTCAATGCCGTGTGCCTGGCCCTGTCGCAAGCGGGCGTGGCCATCGCGTCAGCCGAAACCACCCGCGCGCCGCAAACGTCCGTAGTGGTGCAGGATCCCCTGCACGCCAAACAACTGCTCAAACTGCTCGACGCCATCGAGTCGCACGACGACGTGCAAACGGTGTACGCCAATTGCGAAATCGACGAGGCGCTCCTGGAATCGCTTGGGCGCTGA
- a CDS encoding aldehyde dehydrogenase family protein, producing the protein MSTLLQPAAVQPLWIGGAPVAAADAELQVFNPADPAREVGRCYQLGRDGVAYALKAAEEGFQRFRRSSPAERCAILARLADGIDAHAEGLAKLITREAGKPIALSRAETARASALCRAYAYEPAIAEDRFFRLEGREAWVRRAPIGPVLAITPFNFPLNLVMHKLAPAIAAGNSIVIKPASTTPLTALALAKLAVEAGYEAISVTPCAPAVAEHLLASDVFRKFSFTGSADVGQRLKALCGMKDVTLELGGSAACLIEDYDSEQTHEIARRVAQGAFWYAGQICISVQRILIHKRHAEEMTAALIEAARAMRVGDPMDPQTDVGPLITPEDFFRTRRLIKSALEQGANALYGGNSYNTYTMNPCLLNRVAPDAAINQQEAFAPLATVMTYERFEEGLSIANQSPYGLQAGVYTNDARKARAAFDALDVGGVLINDIPTFRLDYLPYGGVKNSGIGREGVLCGLDSMTTLKTLISFPPSADVR; encoded by the coding sequence ATGTCAACCCTGCTTCAACCCGCAGCCGTTCAGCCGCTCTGGATTGGCGGCGCGCCTGTGGCGGCTGCTGACGCTGAACTTCAGGTGTTTAATCCGGCGGATCCGGCGCGCGAAGTGGGACGCTGTTACCAGCTGGGTCGCGACGGCGTCGCTTACGCGCTGAAAGCCGCCGAAGAAGGGTTCCAGCGCTTTCGACGATCCTCGCCCGCCGAACGCTGCGCCATTCTGGCCCGTCTGGCCGATGGCATCGACGCGCACGCAGAAGGGCTAGCCAAGCTGATTACGCGAGAAGCGGGCAAGCCCATCGCTCTTTCTCGAGCCGAAACCGCCCGCGCCAGCGCCCTGTGTCGGGCCTACGCCTATGAGCCCGCCATCGCCGAAGATAGGTTTTTCCGCCTGGAAGGACGCGAAGCCTGGGTGCGCCGGGCCCCGATTGGCCCGGTTCTAGCCATTACCCCGTTTAATTTTCCGCTGAATCTGGTCATGCATAAACTGGCCCCGGCCATAGCCGCCGGCAATTCAATCGTCATCAAGCCCGCCTCCACCACGCCGCTGACGGCGCTGGCGCTGGCGAAACTGGCGGTTGAAGCGGGCTATGAAGCCATTAGCGTCACGCCATGCGCGCCCGCCGTGGCGGAGCATCTGCTGGCAAGCGACGTTTTTCGCAAATTCTCGTTTACCGGCAGCGCCGACGTAGGCCAACGGCTCAAGGCCCTCTGCGGGATGAAAGACGTTACGCTGGAGCTGGGTGGCAGCGCCGCCTGTCTCATTGAGGATTACGACAGCGAGCAGACCCATGAGATTGCCCGCCGCGTGGCGCAAGGGGCGTTCTGGTACGCCGGGCAAATCTGCATTTCCGTTCAGCGGATTCTCATTCACAAGCGCCACGCCGAAGAGATGACAGCCGCGCTGATTGAAGCGGCGCGCGCCATGCGCGTAGGCGACCCGATGGATCCGCAAACCGACGTGGGTCCCCTGATCACGCCGGAAGATTTCTTCCGCACCCGACGGCTGATTAAATCCGCGCTGGAGCAAGGCGCCAATGCCCTGTACGGAGGCAATTCCTATAACACTTACACCATGAATCCGTGCCTGCTCAACCGCGTCGCGCCCGACGCCGCGATTAATCAGCAAGAGGCCTTCGCCCCGCTGGCCACGGTCATGACCTACGAACGCTTTGAAGAGGGCCTTTCCATCGCCAATCAGTCTCCCTACGGGCTTCAGGCGGGGGTGTACACCAACGACGCCCGAAAAGCGCGCGCCGCCTTTGACGCATTGGATGTCGGCGGGGTGCTGATCAACGATATTCCAACCTTCCGGCTCGATTACCTGCCTTACGGCGGCGTCAAGAATTCCGGCATCGGCCGCGAAGGCGTGTTGTGCGGCCTGGACTCCATGACCACGCTGAAAACGCTCATCAGCTTTCCGCCGTCGGCAGACGTCCGCTAG
- a CDS encoding glycosyltransferase, which produces MSHRSQKITAALVTRDDGATLARALASLRWADEIVIVDAGSQDDTLAIAREYTDRVFYHPCEDLCVLRRFAVSQARHPWVLSLSPDEWVDEMLAHKIDGLLISASVEQGARIPIHTLWQGRRLRHGAPLRRECRLFRREAARYIEDSDDHDGSGGFEADGHLASLDGAIVCEPAPTVALWVARARRRAERQAGFRVESGELRRLGKPGAWALLREFEKTLRQRFIWRGGFLDGVSGLTFALGEALEVIWARLRARELVSGSSAASSSGAA; this is translated from the coding sequence ATGTCCCATCGCTCCCAGAAAATTACCGCCGCGCTGGTCACGCGCGATGATGGCGCTACTCTCGCGCGAGCGCTGGCCTCGTTGCGCTGGGCGGATGAAATTGTCATCGTCGATGCGGGCAGCCAGGACGACACGCTGGCCATTGCGCGCGAGTATACCGATCGGGTTTTCTATCACCCCTGCGAGGATCTGTGCGTCCTGCGCCGTTTTGCGGTCTCTCAGGCGCGTCACCCGTGGGTGTTGTCGCTCTCGCCTGACGAATGGGTCGACGAGATGCTTGCCCACAAGATTGACGGCCTGCTGATTTCCGCCAGCGTTGAGCAGGGCGCGCGCATTCCGATTCACACCCTCTGGCAGGGGCGGCGTCTGCGCCATGGCGCGCCGCTGCGGCGCGAATGCCGTCTGTTTCGCCGCGAGGCTGCGCGTTATATCGAAGACAGCGACGATCACGATGGCTCCGGCGGCTTTGAGGCGGATGGCCATCTGGCGTCTCTGGACGGCGCCATTGTCTGCGAGCCTGCGCCCACGGTCGCCTTGTGGGTGGCCCGCGCGCGTCGCCGCGCCGAGCGTCAGGCGGGATTCCGGGTCGAGTCCGGGGAATTGCGGCGACTGGGCAAGCCGGGCGCATGGGCGCTCTTGCGGGAATTCGAAAAAACGCTGCGGCAGCGCTTTATCTGGCGCGGCGGCTTCCTGGACGGCGTCAGTGGTCTGACGTTTGCGCTGGGAGAGGCTCTGGAAGTTATCTGGGCGCGTCTGCGGGCGCGCGAACTGGTCAGCGGCTCGTCTGCCGCATCGTCCTCAGGAGCCGCTTAA